The following proteins are encoded in a genomic region of Mesoplodon densirostris isolate mMesDen1 chromosome 12, mMesDen1 primary haplotype, whole genome shotgun sequence:
- the RSPH3 gene encoding LOW QUALITY PROTEIN: radial spoke head protein 3 homolog (The sequence of the model RefSeq protein was modified relative to this genomic sequence to represent the inferred CDS: deleted 2 bases in 2 codons): MQTSCGGRRQAAPGAGEVAVLGGTREALARPWHVTELGARVPRVCDRRWTARRRGAASVPGEAAEGGPQGTRPGRTAPTQAPQSYTQKWGRGPRRPPQASAGDRHARLLHAQVHLQGRLGWAESRPEVPRRTVLPRKPASRDFPEVPLPAGTLGCWATGAGGAGGLSAAPSKPSVAPTSCPGNFPSRPLPFLPPLLASRNPCPWHYVHLSGSHDTFVATCFEAKLHRKRSGLTLGVACTLTDRASPSMATYTYKSRPRALPCQRRRYRDDQMQPAEEPMRYGNIMYDRRVIRGNTYALQTVPLPGQPDPAEIQRQQQAKRRALAKKRAQKQLRPRTPEPVEGRKHVDVQTELYLEEIADRIIEVDMECQTDAFLDKPPTPLFIPAKTGKDVATQILEGELFDFDLEVKPMLEVLVGKTIEQSLLEVMEEEELANLQARQRAHEELRNVELAEVQRLEERERRHREEKERRKQQQWQVVHKHNETAQKIAAQAFAQRYLADLLPSVFSSLRDGGYFYDPVERDIEIGFLPWLMNEVVKTMECSMVGRTVVDMLIREVVEKRLSLYERKEDKHSSLKPEDGLNGPGGMRDPLLGYEFQDHGASQAQRPLPDRDSLQRTSYDARYMERVSSQERKLMEQEDEQTEMRKSFSSEELLQ; this comes from the exons ATGCAGACCAGCTGCGGAGGACGGCGGCAGGCGGCCCCTGGGGCGGGAGAGGTGGCGGTGCTGggaggcaccagggaagccctggcccggCCCTGGCACGTAACAGAGCTGGGAGCCCGGGTGCCACGCGTGTGCGATCGTAGGTGGACAGCCCGGAGAAGAGGCGCGGCGTCAGTGCCGGGAGAAGCAGCCGAGGGCGGCCCCCAAGGAACGAGGCCTGGGAGAACGGCGCCAACACAGGCCCCGCAAAGCTACACTCAAAAGTGGGGCCGGGGACCG CGCCGTCCTCCTCAAGCCTCCGCGGGGGATCGCCATGCCCGGCTCCTTCACGCACAGGTGCATCTACAAGGTAGGCTTGGGTGGGCGGAGTCAAGA CCGGAAGTGCCCCGGCGCACTGTTCTCCcccggaaacccgccagcagggacttccctgaggtCCCGCTTCCAGCCGGAACGCTTGGTTGCTGGGCAACCGGCGCGGGTGGCGCCGGCGGGCTCAGTGCTGCACCGAGTAAGCCGAGTGTAGCTCCCACCTCCTGCCCTGGCAACTTCCCGTCCCGCCCGCTTCCCTTCTTGCCGCCTCTCCTTGCGTCGCGGAATCCCTGCCCTTGGCACTACGTGCATCTCTCCGGCTCCCACGACACTTTCGTGGCCACCTGCTTCGAAGCCAAGCTTCACCGAAAGCGAAGCGGTCTGACCCTGGGCGTGGCCTGCACGTTGACGGACCGCGCCTCTCCGTCCATGGCCACCTACACCTACAAAAGCCGGCCCCGGGCCCTGCCTTGCCAGCGCCGCCGTTACCGGGACGACCAGATGCAGCC AGCTGAAGAACCTATGCGTTACGGAAACATAATGTATGACAGAAGGGTGATCCGAGGCAACACTTATGCTCTGCAGACAGTACCACTG CCTGGGCAGCCCGATCCTGCAGAGATTCAGAGACAGCAGCAGGCTAAGAGGAGGGCTCTTGCCAAAAAACGAGCCCAAAAACAGCTCAGACCACGAACGCCTGAACCCGTGGAAGGCAGAAAGCATGTAGATGTGCAGACAG AATTATACCTTGAAGAAATTGCTGACCGCATAATAGAAGTTGATATGGAATGCCAAACAGATGCATTTTTGGACAAACCACCAACACCGCTCTTTATTCCTGCCAAAACTGGCAAAGATGTGGCCACCCAAATTCTAGAAGGAGAG CTCTTTGACTTTGACCTTGAAGTTAAACCAATGTTAGAAGTTTTGGTGGGAAAGACCATCGAGCAGTCTCTTCTGGAAGTAATGGAAGAAGAAGAGTTGGCGAACCTGCAGGCCCGTCAGCGCGCACATGAGGAGTTACGCAACGTCGAGCTTGCGGAAGTTCAGCGACTTGAAGAGCGAGAGAGACGACACCGAGAGGAAAAA GAACGTCGTAAGCAACAGCAGTGGCAAGTGGTCCACAAGCATAACGAGACTGCACAGAAAATCGCCGCCCAAGCGTTTGCACAGCGTTACCTGGCCGACCTTCTCCCTTCTGTTTTCAGCAGCCTCAGGGATGGTGGCTACTTTTATGATCCTGTTGAAAGAG atattGAGATAGGATTCCTTCCATGGCTGATGAATGAAGTTGTCAAAACCATGGAGTGCAGCATGGTTGGAAGAACAGTGGTTGACA TGTTGATTCGTGAGGTGGTTGAGAAACGACTGAGTCTGTATGAGCGTAAGGAGGACAAGCACTCTTCTCTGAAACCTGAGGATGGGCTCAATGGTCCTGGAGGAATGAGAGATCCACTGTTGGGCTACGAATTCCAGGATCACGGTGCATCACAGGCACAGAGGCCACTTCCAGACAGAGACTCCCTGCAAAGAACATCATATGATGCAAGGTATATGGAGAGAGTGTCATCCCAAGAAAGGAAGCTTATGGAACAAGAGGATGAGCAAACAGAAATGAGGAAGTCCTTCAGTAGTGAAGAACTGTTGCAATAg